In one Streptomyces sp. NBC_01241 genomic region, the following are encoded:
- the ligA gene encoding NAD-dependent DNA ligase LigA: MAGEQQMAVPAQAREQHALLAEQIEEHRFRYYVKDQPVVSDAEFDRLMRELEALEETYRQLRTPDSPTQKVAGPYQTEFTSVEHRERMLSLDNAFDDLELAAWGERIAKEVGTSDHHFLCELKVDGLAVNLTYEHGRLTRAATRGDGRTGEDITPNVRTISEIPHRLKGDRIPALVEIRGEVFFPMEAFEELNARLVEADDKPFANPRNAAAGSLRQKDPKVTATRPLHMVVHGIGAREGFDIDRLSHAYELLHEWGLPTARHNKVVDSLDGVREFIAYFGENRHSVEHEIDGVVVKLDEVPLQGRLGSTSRAPRWAIAWKYPPEEVNTKLVNIRVGVGRTGRVTPYAQVEPVEVAGSEVEFATLHNQNVVKAKGVLIGDTVVLRKAGDVIPEILGPVVDLRDGTERAFVMPTHCPECGTELKPMKEADVDVRCPNARSCPAQLRERLAYLAGRKCLDIDHFGYVAAAALTKPLEPAEPPLRDEGDLFGLTVEQLLPIRAYVLDPDSGLPKRDPKTGEEKTAWVFANQQGEPKKNALAMLDAVAAAKEAPLARILTGLSIRHVGPIAAQELARQFRSIDRIDEATEQELAEADGVGPIIAASVKQWFAEDWHREILRKWREAGVRMEDQGAGEEVGPRPLEGLTVVVTGTLSGHTRDGAKEALQSRGAKVTGSVSKKTSFVVVGDNPGSKYDRAMQLKVPVLDEDGFTVLLEQGPDAAREAAVPVGEPAE; this comes from the coding sequence ATGGCCGGCGAACAGCAGATGGCAGTGCCCGCACAGGCTCGGGAGCAGCATGCACTCCTTGCCGAGCAGATCGAGGAGCACCGCTTCCGGTATTACGTGAAGGACCAGCCGGTCGTGAGCGACGCCGAGTTCGACCGGCTGATGCGCGAGCTGGAGGCCCTGGAGGAGACGTATCGGCAGCTGCGCACGCCGGATTCGCCGACGCAGAAGGTCGCTGGGCCGTACCAGACGGAATTCACCTCCGTCGAGCACCGCGAGCGGATGCTCTCGCTGGACAATGCCTTCGACGACCTGGAGTTGGCGGCCTGGGGCGAGCGGATCGCCAAGGAGGTCGGCACCTCGGACCACCACTTCCTGTGCGAGCTGAAGGTCGACGGTCTCGCGGTCAACCTCACCTACGAGCACGGCCGGCTGACCCGGGCCGCGACCCGCGGCGACGGCCGCACCGGCGAGGACATCACCCCCAACGTCCGGACGATCTCCGAGATCCCGCACCGGCTGAAGGGGGACCGGATTCCGGCGCTGGTCGAGATCCGCGGCGAGGTCTTCTTCCCGATGGAGGCCTTCGAGGAGCTCAATGCCCGGCTCGTCGAGGCCGACGACAAACCGTTCGCCAACCCGCGTAACGCGGCGGCCGGTTCACTGCGGCAGAAGGACCCGAAGGTCACCGCCACCCGCCCGCTGCACATGGTGGTGCACGGCATCGGCGCCCGCGAGGGCTTCGACATCGACCGCCTCTCGCACGCCTACGAGCTGCTGCACGAATGGGGTCTGCCCACCGCCAGGCACAACAAGGTGGTGGACTCCCTCGACGGGGTACGGGAGTTCATCGCGTACTTCGGCGAGAACCGGCACTCCGTGGAGCACGAGATCGACGGCGTCGTCGTCAAGCTCGACGAGGTGCCGCTCCAGGGCCGGCTGGGCTCCACCTCGCGCGCTCCGCGCTGGGCGATCGCCTGGAAGTACCCGCCGGAGGAGGTCAACACCAAGTTGGTGAACATCCGCGTCGGCGTCGGACGCACCGGCCGGGTCACCCCGTACGCCCAGGTCGAGCCCGTTGAGGTGGCGGGCTCCGAGGTCGAGTTCGCCACCCTGCACAACCAGAACGTGGTGAAGGCGAAGGGCGTCCTCATCGGGGACACGGTGGTGCTCCGCAAGGCGGGCGACGTGATCCCGGAGATTCTCGGCCCGGTCGTCGATCTGCGCGACGGCACCGAGCGGGCGTTCGTGATGCCGACGCACTGCCCCGAGTGCGGTACGGAACTGAAGCCCATGAAGGAGGCCGATGTCGATGTCCGCTGTCCCAACGCGCGTTCCTGTCCCGCGCAGTTGAGGGAGCGGCTCGCTTACCTTGCGGGCCGCAAATGCCTCGACATCGACCACTTCGGCTATGTCGCGGCCGCGGCCCTGACCAAGCCGCTGGAGCCCGCCGAGCCGCCGTTGCGCGACGAGGGCGATCTCTTCGGGCTGACCGTCGAGCAGCTGCTGCCGATCCGGGCGTATGTCCTGGACCCGGACAGCGGACTGCCCAAGCGCGATCCGAAGACCGGTGAGGAGAAGACGGCCTGGGTCTTCGCCAACCAGCAGGGCGAGCCGAAGAAGAACGCCCTCGCCATGCTCGACGCAGTCGCCGCGGCCAAGGAGGCCCCGCTCGCCCGGATCCTGACCGGGCTCTCGATCCGTCACGTGGGCCCGATCGCGGCCCAGGAACTGGCCCGTCAGTTCCGCTCCATCGACCGGATCGACGAGGCGACCGAACAGGAGCTGGCCGAGGCCGACGGGGTCGGTCCCATCATCGCCGCGTCGGTGAAGCAATGGTTCGCCGAGGACTGGCACCGGGAGATCCTGCGCAAGTGGCGGGAGGCCGGGGTCCGGATGGAGGACCAGGGAGCGGGGGAAGAGGTCGGGCCGCGCCCGCTCGAAGGACTCACCGTCGTCGTCACCGGCACGCTGTCCGGCCACACCAGGGATGGCGCGAAAGAGGCGCTGCAGAGCCGGGGGGCCAAGGTGACGGGTTCCGTCTCGAAGAAGACCTCCTTCGTGGTCGTGGGCGACAACCCGGGCTCGAAATACGACAGGGCGATGCAGCTGAAGGTGCCCGTGCTGGACGAGGACGGCTTCACCGTGCTGCTGGAACAGGGTCCGGACGCCGCACGCGAGGCGGCCGTCCCTGTCGGGGAACCAGCGGAATAG